The following is a genomic window from Polaribacter atrinae.
AAGAATCTGTTTATGGTTTAAGAAAAGCACCTAATTCTAATAAAGCATTTCATATAAGGAAACCTTTAGAAAGTTTAACTACAGAGAAGCAATTAGAAAAGATTGTTGACGATAGTATTCGATTATTAATTTTAAAAAGAATAAATATTATTGGAGGGTTTATAAAAGGGAAAATACCAAAAGAAACTTTTTTTGTAGTTGATGAGAACGGAATAAAGCAACCCCAAATATTTTTACCTAATAGAAATGGTAACCCTGTACCAATAAAAAAAGTAAGAATAAGAGAAAATATAGGAGGGGCAGAAAAACTAAAAGAGAACACAAACCAATATGTAAACCCAAGAAGTAATCATCATGTAATTGTTTATGAGGATTCTAATGGAGGATTGAAAGATGATGTAGTTACTTTTTGGACAGCTGTAGAACGTAAAAGACAAGGACAAGATGTTTTTAAACTTCCAAATGATGGTGAGAAAATTGTTTCTACACTTCAAATTAATGATATGTTTTTATTAGGATTGAATGATGATGACATTATTACCCTAACATCAAAAGAATTAAAAAAACATCTTTTTAAAGTTCAAACATTATCATCTTCTTTTTACGAATTCAGATTAAGTACAGATTCAACTCAAAATAAAAATACAAATTCTACTGTCTTTAGAAGAATTCAAAGTTTTGGAATGGGAAAAACAGGGTGGAAAGCATTTAATCCAATTAAAGTAAAACTTAATAGTATTGGTGAAGTGAAAATAATTTAAATTTTAAAAAGTTCTTTGACATGATTAAAGATTAGAAAAAACGATATTCTTCAATTTCTTTTTTCTTATCTATCATGTGTTGTGGTTTGATTAAAGATTAGAAAAAACGATATTATCTATTTATATTATACAACTTAAACCCATGTTGTGGTTTGATTAAAGATTAGAAAAAACGATATTTTCTTTTGTAGTAGTAGTTTCATCAACTCGTTGTGGTTTGATTAAAGATTAGAAAAAACGATATTTATTTAATTGCAACGCCTGGTAATATGGTAGTTGTGGTTTGATTAAAGATTAGAAAAAACGATATTTCGTTTGCAGACTTAGCGGCTGCTACTAGTGTTGTGGTTTGATTAAAGATTAGAAAAAACGATATTGCATTGATTAAAACGGCAATTCAGAATGCGTTGTGGTTTGATTAAAGATTAGAAAAAACGATATTTCATATTTTATTTTCGACAAATCTACAACCGTTGTGGTTTGATTAAAGATTAGAAAAAACGATATTTAGAAGTGTGTAAATATATTGCTGTATAATGTTGTGGTTTGATTAAAGATTAGAAAAAACGATATTAATCCCATATTTTTTAACAGATGTACAACAGTTGTGGTTTGATTAAAGATTAGAAAAAACGATATTGATGGTGGAATTTCTGTTAATTCTGGTACAGTTGTGGTTTGATTAAAGATTAGAAAAAACGATATTCCATTCTTTAAATACTGATAGTCTTTTATGTTGTGGTTTGATTAAAGATTAGAAAAAACGATATTCTGAAAGTGGTATTAGTCATGAAAGCCTTGTTGTGGTTTGATTAAAGATTAGAAAAAACGATATTTATGAGTGCTAACGTAGTTGGGTATGGTTTGTTGTGGTTTGATTAAAGATTAGAAAAAACGATATTTTATCCGAAGAAAAAGAGCCAGAAGGCAGTGTTGTGGTTTGATTAAAGATTAGAAAAAACGATATTCTGCTTATAATCATATCGGGCACAATCACGTTGTGGTTTGATTAAAGATTAGAAAAAACGATATTACTATCAAGTACCATATAGAAGTAGACAACGTTGTGGTTTGATTAAAGATTAGAAAAAACGATATTCATTAAACTCTAAAGAATATACTATTCTGTGTTGTGGTTTGATTAAAGATTAGAAAAAACGATATTTCCAATTTTACCGCTTAACAATGCATCTGGTTGTGGTTTGATTAAAGATTAGAAAAAACGATATTTAGCTGTTTTAGGTATCTATGAAAATGTAGTTGTGGTTTGATTAAAGATTAGAAAAAACGATATTGGCTTGACACTCCGTACACCGTCTCGATATGTTGTGGTTTGATTAAAGATTAGAAAAAACGATATTCCACCAACAATTACAGATACACAGGTGCATGTTGTGGTTTGATTAAAGATTAGAAAAAACGATATTCACATTCAAACAGAAATACAATCATGAGTAGTTGTGGTTTGATTAAAGATTAGAAAAAACGATATTGTATTCTGCTATTCCTGTAATTCAATATCTGTTGTGGTTTGATTAAAGATTAGAAAAAACGATATTACTACTATTTTATTGAATATCATAATACACGTTGTGGTTTGATTAAAGATTAGAAAAAACGATATTAATAAATCAATCCTATGAAAATTGGGAAAGTTGTGGTTTGATTAAAGATTAGAAAAAACGATATTGTAAGAGTTAAAATATCTTTCTCCTACTTTGTTGTGGTTTGATTAAAGATTAGAAAAAACGATATTAGTTGTGTTGTTAACTTCTGATTATCATAAGTTTAAGTAAAAATATCGGATACAAAAAATGCTTCTTACAAAGACATAATTGCTTTGTTTGAAGCATTTTTTGCTTTCTATGACACTATCCTAAAAAGTGTGTAAGTTCAAAATTTCAGGGTTAGGTTATTTATAACTTAATCCTGTTTTCAAATATAGCTAAAAATTGATTTAGTATCACTCCCCAATTTCTGATTGGCATGGTCCATTTTTTAGTGCTTTCTCTCAAAGCTAAAAACACGGATTTCATAACTGCTTCATCGGTTGGAAACGAGAGTTTGTTTTTTGTGTATTTCCGTATCTTTCCATTTAGGTTTTCTATAAGATTTGTGGTGTAGATTATGGTTCTTATTTCAATAGGAAAATCAAAGAATACTGTAAGCTCATCCCAATTATTTTCCCAACTTTTAATGGCGTAAGAATATTTAGAATCCCATTTAGTTTTGAAGTCATTTAAAGCAGCTTTGGCAGCTTCTTTTGTAGGAGCAGTATAGATTTGCTTCATGTCACGAGTAAATTCCTTTTTGTCCTTCCAGACCACGTAACGACACGAATTTCTTATTTGATGCACAACACAAATTTGAGTCGTTGATTTCGGAAAAATAGTTTTAATAGTATCCGTAAATCCATTTAAATTATCGGTAGCTGTGATAAGTATATCTTGAGTTCCTCGAGCTTTAATATCGGTTAAAACACTCATCCAAAAGGCTGAAGATTCATTTTTACCTAACCATAATCCTAGGACTTCCTTTTTGCCATCTGTTCTCAGGCCTACTGCAATATAAATAGTCTTGTTTATGACTTTAGAGTTTTCCCTAACTTTAAATACGATGCCATCCATCC
Proteins encoded in this region:
- a CDS encoding IS256 family transposase, producing MKPEDLLNEDFLKQFKNAPELTSFLEQLHKRGIEKLLEGELDAHLDYDKHKKSKAANLRNGYTKKKLKSVLGETEIQVPRDRDSSFNPLIVKKRESTTEGIENIIISLYAKGMSNSDIEEQIRELYDFNISTSTISRITDKITEDVIAWRNRPLEATYLIVWMDGIVFKVRENSKVINKTIYIAVGLRTDGKKEVLGLWLGKNESSAFWMSVLTDIKARGTQDILITATDNLNGFTDTIKTIFPKSTTQICVVHQIRNSCRYVVWKDKKEFTRDMKQIYTAPTKEAAKAALNDFKTKWDSKYSYAIKSWENNWDELTVFFDFPIEIRTIIYTTNLIENLNGKIRKYTKNKLSFPTDEAVMKSVFLALRESTKKWTMPIRNWGVILNQFLAIFENRIKL